A single Camelus ferus isolate YT-003-E chromosome 3, BCGSAC_Cfer_1.0, whole genome shotgun sequence DNA region contains:
- the PCDHB1 gene encoding protocadherin beta-1, with protein MAVARKKLLQSRQVGSLLLFLCLSVGGAATIRYSVAEEMESGSFVANVAKDLGLEVGKLAARGARLVSEGNKLHFRLHRKTGDLFVKEKLDRESLCGKVDPCVLHFEIVLVEPLQSFRAEVRVFDINDNAPVFLNKKPLLKIPESTPMGSRFPLQSAQDLDVGLNSLQNYSLSANPYFHLHTRFRSHGPKYAELVLDKPLDREEQPEINLTITAVDGGSPPKSGIAHIRVEVLDVNDHVPQFSRLVYRAQVRENSANGSLVATVTATDLDEGSNKEITYSVAQNPEIILQTFQIDSETGEVRLRGPLDFEAIETYDIDIQATDGGGLSAHSKVLVEVVDVNDNPPEITVSSVSSPLPEDSPVQTVVALFSIRDRDIRVGGKITCFLKEDLPFAVKPTFRNSYSLVTDRGLDREEVSGYNITLVAMDTGPPTLSSETVIEVLISDINDNPPVFQEDSYILTVRENNSPAVFIGKVHAVDQDLGENAQVTYSLLPPKSGDLSVFAYISINSDNGKLYALRTMDYEAIQDFQFVVKATDGGFLSLSSQVTVRVVVLDDNDNRPMILYPLQNGTLPCNDLVPKSAEVGYLVTKVVAVDGDSGQNSWLSYHLLKATDPGLFSVQQQNGEIRTLRHVSERDPMMQKLIILVQDHGQPALSTTASLNILLVDGFSEPYLQFQESFKHPTRVNPSTKYLVISLAVLSFLFLLSVTLIFIIHICQKIKYREKFTVQEHLYDDCNFPNNLVQGGPSGSMSQPCPYEMCSATGTGNSEFRFLKRFMPNFPFPHSTGEVKTEAGSSLPPDSDRNRSWGSEGHAQVSDDYM; from the coding sequence ATGGCAGTTGCACGCAAAAAACTCTTGCAAAGCAGGCAAGTGGgatctcttctcctttttctgtgCTTATCTGTGGGGGGTGCGGCAACCATCCGCTATTCGGtggcagaggagatggagagCGGTTCGTTTGTAGCTAATGTGGCTAaggacctggggctggaggtcGGCAAGCTGGCAGCGCGCGGGGCGCGGCTCGTTTCCGAGGGCAACAAACTGCATTTCCGGCTCCACCGCAAGACCGGAGATCTGTTTGTGAAGGAGAAACTGGATCGGGAGTCACTTTGTGGCAAAGTCGACCCATGTGTTCTGCACTTTGAAATAGTCCTGGTGGAGCCGCTTCAGTCCTTTCGCGCCGAGGTCAGGGTATTTGATATCAATGACAATGCTCCGGTTTTCCTAAACAAGAAGCCTCTTTTAAAGATTCCGGAGAGCACCCCCATGGGTTCACGATTTCCTCTACAGAGCGCTCAGGATCTGGACGTGGGCCTCAACAGTCTCCAAAACTACAGTTTGAGCGCCAACCCCTATTTCCACCTGCACACCCGCTTCCGCAGCCACGGGCCCAAATATGCCGAGCTAGTGCTGGATAaacccctggacagggaggagcAGCCAGAAATCAACTTGACAATCACAGCTGTGGACGGAGGGTCCCCGCCCAAGTCTGGAATAGCTCACATCCGTGTGGAGGTTCTGGATGTCAATGATCacgtgcctcagttttctcgaCTGGTGTACCGCGCTCAGGTACGGGAAAATAGTGCCAATGGTTCTTTGGTGGCCACGGTGACTGCCACCGACCTAGACGAGGGCTCCAACAAGGAGATAACGTACTCTGTAGCTCAAAACCCAGAAATAATTCTTCAGACATTTCAGATTGACTCTGAAACTGGAGAGGTTCGACTAAGAGGGCCCTTAGATTTTGAAGCGATTGAAACATATGACATTGACATTCAAGCTACAGACGGAGGAGGCCTCTCGGCCCACAGCAAAGTCCTGGTGGAAGTGGTGGATGTTAATGACAACCCTCCTGAAATTACAGTCTCCTCTGTGTCCAGCCCCCTCCCTGAGGACTCTCCAGTACAGACTGTGGTAGCCCTTTTCTCTATCCGAGACCGGGACATTCGAGTGGGAGGGAAAATCACCTGCTTTCTAAAAGAAGACCTTCCCTTTGCAGTCAAACCGACATTCCGGAATTCCTACTCACTGGTCACCGACAGAGGCTTGGATCGCGAGGAGGTCTCTGGCTATAATATCACTCTTGTTGCCATGGATACTGGACCACCTACTCTGTCCTCCGAGACTGTGATAGAGGTGCTAATATCTGACATTAATGACAATCCGCCAGTATTTCAGGAGGACTCCTACATCTTGACTGTTCGAGAAAACAACAGCCCTGCAGTTTTTATTGGTAAAGTCCATGCCGTGGATCAAGATTTGGGTGAGAATGCCCAAGTAACATATTCTCTGCTGCCTCCCAAAAGTGGAGATTTATCAGTCTTTGCTTATATCTCCATAAACTCAGACAATGGAAAACTTTATGCACTGAGAACCATGGATTATGAGGCCATTCAAGATTTTCAGTTTGTGGTAAAGGCAACTGATGGGGGCTTTCTGTCACTGAGTAGCCAGGTTACTGTCAGAGTGGTTGTTCTGGATGACAATGATAACCGCCCAATGATCTTGTACCCACTGCAGAATGGCACTTTGCCCTGCAATGACCTGGTGCCCAAGTCTGCAGAGGTAGGCTACCTGGTGACCAAGGTGGTGGCTGTGGATGGTGACTCAGGTCAGAATTCTTGGCTTTCATATCATCTACTTAAGGCCACTGACCCTGGATTATTCTCTGTTCAACAACAAAATGGGGAAATCCGTACATTGCGGCACGTATCTGAGAGAGACCCCATGATGCAGAAACTGATTATTCTTGTTCAGGATCATGGCCAACCAGCTCTTTCTACTACTGCCTCACTCAACATCCTCCTAGTAGATGGCTTTTCTGAGCCCTATCTGCAGTTCCAGGAATCATTTAAACATCCTACAAGGGTAAATCCATCCACTAAATATTTGGTCATCTCTCTGGctgtgctttcctttctctttctcctctctgtcaCATTGATCTTCATTATACACATCTGCCAGAAGATTAAATATAGAGAAAAGTTCACGGTTCAAGAGCATCTCTATGATGACTGTAATTTCCCTAACAACCTGGTACAAGGAGGACCCAGTGGATCCATGTCCCAGCCTTGTCCCTATGAAATGTGCTCAGCTACTGGCACTGGCAACAGTGAGTTTCGGTTTCTCAAGCGTTTTATGCCcaacttccccttcccccacagcaCTGGAGAGGTAAAAACCGAGGCTGGCTCTAGTTTACCACCAGATTCTGATAGGAATAGGTCTTGGGGGTCAGAGGGCCATGCCCAAGTGTCTGATGACTATATGTAG